Within Nycticebus coucang isolate mNycCou1 chromosome 16, mNycCou1.pri, whole genome shotgun sequence, the genomic segment acagttctggagactgaagTCCAGGATGGCAGTATCCATAGGGTGGATTTCTGgggaggcctctctccttgccttGCAGACAGCcgccttctcactgtgttctcTGTGCACACATCCGTGGTGTCTCTTCCTCCTAAAAGGACACCAGTCATGCTAGATTAGGGCCTCATATTTATGACTGCATTTAACCTTTAAGTATCTCCTTAAGGGCCCTATCaacaaatatagtcacattgggGGTTGAGGATTCTATACACAGATTTTAGGGGAGCCCTCAGTTGCCAACTGGAAGAACCAAAACTGTCCAAATCCAAAGATATCTTCTTTATTCAGAGCTCCCTGCCTTTCCCATGCCACAACATCTCAGAGCAAGTGGGGAGGCATCCTTCCGTAAGAGCTGACTCCGTAGAACTTGCTGGCAGGGAGACCATTTCTCAGCAACGAGCTCCCTCCTGGCAGGCAGGGTAGTGAGTACTTAACACAAGCTAGCCTGAAAAGCACAGACATCTAAGAAAATCAGAGGCCTACCCAGAGGGCACCAAATGCCAATggatttgtctgttttgttcgTAGTTATACAAATGACATTTGGTCTTACAATCCTATGCAAAGTGTGGACTGCCACTATTTTCAAAGAGCCAGCATTtcactgagttttcttttcttttctccaaacCACCAGCTAACGTCCTGGAGGGTGACTCCATGGATCAGGATGTGGAGAGCCCTGTGGCCATTCACCAGCCAAAGTTGCCTAAGCAAGCCAGGGACGACCTGCCAAGACACATCAGCCGAGACCGGACCAAAAGGAAAATCCAGAGATACGTGAGGAAAGATGGGAAGTGCAATGTCCATCATGGCAACGTGAGGGAGACCTACCGCTACCTGACCGACATCTTCACCACCCTAGTGGACCTAAAGTGGAGATTCAACCTGCTGATCTTCGTTATGGTTTACACAGTGACATGGCTCTTTTTTGGAATGATTTGGTGGTTAATTGCGTACATCCGAGGAGACATGGACCACATAGAGGACCCCTCATGGACTCCCTGTGTTACCAATCTCAATGGGTTCGtttctgcttttttattctcAATAGAGACAGAAACCACCATCGGTTATGGATACCGGGTCATCACAGACAAGTGCCCGGAGGGAATTATTCTCCTCTTAATCCAATCTGTGTTGGGATCCATTGTCAATGCATTCATGGTGGGATGCATGTTTGTAAAAATATCTCAACCTAAGAAGAGGGCAGAGACCCTGGTCTTTTCCACCCATGCAGTGATCTCCATGCGGGATGGGAAACTGTGCCTGATGTTCCGGGTGGGGGACCTTAGGAATTCCCACATCGTGGAGGCTTCCATCAGAGCCAAGCTAATCAAATCCAAACAGACTTCAGAGGGGGAGTTCATCCCCCTGAACCAAACAGATATCAACGTAGGGTATTACACGGGGGATGACCGTCTGTTTCTGGTATCACCGCTGATTATTAGCCATGAAATTAACCAACAGAGTCCTTTCTGGGAGATCTCCAAGGCCCAGCTGCCCAAGGAGGAACTGGAAATTGTGGTCATCCTAGAAGGAATGGTGGAAGCCACAGGTAAGATATGTCCCATCTGGGGATTTCTGTGGGGGTAGATGTCCATTTTAAACTAGATCTGATGTCCTTATTTACTACAAGATACACAGTACTGAATGTCCCTCACCATTGCTGATATCCCCTTGCTTCATGAAACAGTATTCCTCTGTGTCCTATAACCTTAAGTATATCCATTAAGAAGCCTAaccattttgcttttaaaaaccctttggaaaataaattaacgAATAATGAAAAATCACCAcataatatatttcaaatttccaactatttaaattaaaatttgttctGTCTCTAAAGCACTTTTAAATGGCTTTAAACATTGCTAATTTGCATACGTGAGGTTATTTATTACCAAGTGCAGAGAAAGAAGTTAAGCCTTTCAAAGGAAGCCTGACAAACTGCtttaataaaaatgcaatttCACCCATTCTTTGAGAACCATCTGCAAGACCCATCgcaatgggtttttttttttttcttggtatcaAGTGAGCACCTAGTATTTCTCTACACCCTATCTCCCCAATCCTCAGGGACATGCTGCTGAAGACCCAGTAAGtaactctagatcattggttCTCAACTTCCTAATGCATGCCGTTCctacttcatgaagtagcaacaaaaataattttatggttgggggtcaccacaacatgaggaactgtattaaagggccgcagcattaggaaggttgagaaccattgatctagatgaaaagaaaagaattaaagattCATTCATGCTCATCCATTGGCTCTTTTGCCCTTCTGCTGTTCATGGCTAATCATTGGTGTGTTTGAGGGAGGATGATCCATTCTCAAAATTGAGGAAACGGTCTATTTCTATGGAACTTTTCACTAATATCTGAACTTTACATGTTATACATCCCAATGGCAAAGCAGCTTCTGCTCATATATACCTGTAATGTCCCCGAAGAGCCATCAACTCTGACTCAAGCTATCACGGTGCCTCACAGGATATGTGTAAACTGGAACCCTGCGTCAGTAATCCCTCTACCATTCTTCTGAGTTCTTGATATTAGCCTTAGGATCCTCTTTTGTGATATAATCTGTCCCTCAAGTCTTCAACTTGAGGCCCGGGTGTGTTTCTATTATCTGAAAATTCATAACTGAAAGGCGGGGCCCTGGTTCTTCATCAGCCTGTAGCCAGGGACCTAATCCAGGTTGTCCCTTTCAGAAGAAAGTCATCAGTCCCATGTGGCACCCAACAGGTAAGGTCACAGCCCCTGGCAATGGTGGTGTAAACGTCTGCGTTAGGTTTCTTAAATATGGAAAACAGTGAAAATATGAGCAAGGGGCTTTATGTGCGGCTGAAGGATGTGAGTGCCTGCTTCACACAGAATAAAAGGCTAATCACAACActtataaaatgacaaaataactATTGTGATGTACAAAATACATAAGTGCTGGTGCTTATGGGGCTATCTGTACCCTGAGCCTGATTGGGGGGTATACATGTGAGGCGACAGTTGTGTGGAGGACAGAAGAGGGATGGACCACAGTTCCAGCGGGAGCTCTACCACTGCCCAGAGCAGAGGCTTCTCCAACCGCAGCTGAGCACGGGGACTCTGGCTCCCTCTAGTGGTGGCCGCTGAAGTGCAGCCTCTGGCTGGAGAAAGTGACCGCTCTCCAGAGGTTTCCATACAGAATTCTTACTACAAATTTCCCCCAAAGAGGACGTGAGAGAAAGCAGCAAAACACACTGGGTAAGCACCCTCTGGTTACTCATGTTAATCTGATCTTCGAATTGCAGGTGCTACCCTTTGTGCCCCCTCAAAACAAAGCccaatctcaaaaaataaattaatgtggaATAAGCAAATTATCGTTGTGAATCCTCCCAGGGGCAGACCCTGTCTTTGTGGTGACAGTTCATAATGAGTAAGGCTTTCCAAAGGGAAAAACACGTTTCCTGGTAATTAACAATACTTGCCTCTGAGCACTTACCAGTATTTCCATGGCTTTTTTAGAGAAAATCAGGTAATTACCAGCAAATATAATCAAAATCCTCACCCCTGTCCCTGGGGAAAGGCAACTACTATTAACTTCCACTCCCCCAAAAAAGTTTTCTAATTTCTGGAAAGTAGGGGAGGATATTCTAGAAAGTTCTGGAGGTATCTGGAAGCTGGACGTGTCTTGGTCTTTTCCTCATGAAGTTGGTATAACTCAGTCTGATCTCGTAAGCTTCAGCAGGATCTATTTTCTTTGTAATGAAATGCACAATTGAGATTTATGGACATTAACCAGCTAACCAGCTAACCCCTTAGCTGAGGTGAAGGGGCTGGTAATGCTTCAGTATATCAAacccacagaaaaaaaaatgtggaccaaatgcacagaggaaaataaattcacaagAATATAACTCTTCATTATAGTGCTGGACTGGAAATCAGGAGCCCTGAAAACATCAAGCTGACACAAAACAGCTTCTGCCATATCCCCTGTGCTCattacttctttcaaaaacatctCAGTTGATCTTAAACTTCTATGTTCAAAGGTCTTTATTAGCAGGTTTCACTCAGGGATGAGTGCCACCCAAGATGCAACCTTGACACTGTGCCCTCTTCCTGTCTCACACATCCTAGGCACACAGTGATCCCAATATGGAATCTTCTGGAATCCTAAGTTGTCCTGCAGGGGGCTGGCTACCTGGGTCCTTCAGCCTGCTGAGAGCTCAGGCCTAGCCAGGACCAGAGAGTGCTCTGCGGATGCAGTGAATTCCAACGCCGGCTGCACTGCAGAGCTGGCTTCCATATTTAGGAATGGAAGCGGGCCCCTGGAAAGCTGGGAGTGAGCCCATCTTCTACCCCGAGGGACTTCATAGAAGATGGGCTCATTCCCATAAAGAACAGGCCCACCTCTTTCATGGGTGGCTCCAGCCTGCTCCTACCTGAAGTCAGAAGGATGTACCAGGTGACCTTTCAAGAACCTTCCAGTCATGTGgttctatttttgaaaatgaatcaAACCCTGGAAAATTCTGACACCAGCCACCCAGACATCTAGGAGTTGGCCACGTCTCAtctgcaaatgtatttttaaaggggGCCGTTTATGTTCTTGACACATGGGCAATTTTGAGATAGTGATGTTTACAGAAGGTTTCATAGCTACGTAAACAAACATGCTCAGCAGCTGTGGCGAATGTGCGTTAAAATAGTAAAGCATTCATATAGACTGTTATTTATAGAGGGCAAATGGGCCTCGAGGCGAGATGATAGCCACACAGGGCTGGGCTTGCTGCCAGCCGCGCTCCCCACTACAGCCTTGCTGATTGATGAACTTCCACATTTACCCCCAATGCTTATGCAACTGTGACAGGCGGCCCTTTCCAACACTTCCACAAACGTGCCTCATTAGGATTAATCCCTGTTGAGCCCTTTGGGGGTTTTACACTTTTTATTATGGAGCCCATAATATTTACACAAAAACAGGCCAAATAGTATAATTATGAACCTGTGTACCCCTCATTCAGCTCCAATACTGTCAATTCATGACCAAACTTGTTTCATCTACATCTCAGCTCACTAACCGCCCATGACACCATATCATTTCATCTACAGAATTTCAGTATGTGTCTCTAAAAGATAAggactcttttaaaaatataactgtaATAGTATTTTGACACCTAAAATATGACCAATAATTTATTGAGATCCAATATCTACCAAGTGTTCAAATTTCCAATTGTCTCATAAatgtcataatttttatttgtttgtttccaaTCAGCTTGTCTGAATCAAGATCCAAATAAAGCTAAGGTACTCTGATTGTTTGAGATCTCTTGTAAGCCTCTTAATCTATGAGTTCCCCTCCCAtctctgggttttttgttgttgttgttgttttcctctcCTGGTAAATTTTTCTGAAAGAAGAGAACCTCTAAAAGATGTAAGTACTACATAGAAAACTAGGGAAAATTGGGTGGGCcatggtggctctcgcctgtcatcctagcactctgggaggtcaaggtgggcggattgcttgagctcaggagtttgagactagcctgagcaagaacaagacctgtcCATCTAGCCAatagttgtggtgggcacatgtagacccagctatttgggaagctgagacaagaggatcacttgagctcatgagtttgaggttgctgtgagctaaggcaccggagcactctacccagggtaacagagtgagacgaagaaagggagagagggagggagggactagGGAAAGTGGAGAATGAAATGCACCAGATAACACTTTATAAACAAGGGAGCAGGGCTGACTGTCCCGAAGCCACCATCTCTGGGTTACCAGGGAGGATGGCTGTATTCACTGGAAGCAGGTGAAGGTACCTGTCCACAAGAGAAAATCTCGGTTCCATCACTGGCACAGCATTATTCACATGCAGAGAATTTAGTCCCATAAATCACAGCACAGGTCACAAGATTTTTTAGTTGGAAGGAATCTTTGTCCATTTTACCGACAAGGACATGGAAGCCCAACAAGACCAGTGACTTAGCTAACATCAAATAGCCACCAACAGAGCAGGAACTTGACAGCCAGGACCACCGGTGGTGCTCTCCGGGGCTCAACAGTCAGGGCTCTGTGCATCGTGACTGCTGCCAATCTGCTGCTGAAGATTCTGTAGAAATGCACCTAAAAAATACACCTGGTATTTCTCGTACAGGTGACCGCTGGCAATGTCCCTTCTTCTCTTTTCACCCACCATTAGTTCCTCTTTTCCTTTAAGGTTCCTCTGTTGGTTTCCAAATGTTATTAATTCCCTTTAAAATCCCTGAGGCATTCACACAAATTCTTAACAACCATTTATCAAAATGAGCTGTGTCACAAAACAATACTGAGATTGAAATTAAATAAGCATTGTCTACAAAAATACCCCTGGGAGAATATGATGCTCTGTCAGGTCCGATTTCCAAGTACCATTTTTCTTTGCTGTAATCAAAATGCCACGCTACTATATGAGACTACAGAGTTTGAAAAGATAAGATGGTTGAAGGTTAACATCCCAGCGCTCTTAAGCAGGTTCTGGCAATGATATTTCATAGCCATTACATTTTCCAaatcttattttctccttttaataaGTCACCCCTGATCCCTCCATGTGTAAGCTATTATCCTTGGATTTACCACTTTTCTCTTAAGAGCTATAACCCCAACCACCTAACCTGGGGAAAGAGTACACTGATGAGATCAAAATGCTGAGAATTCTCACAGGGCTGTCTTCCTGGTGaatctctataaagaaataatttttttaattcaaagacatataaatatatttttcctaggTCAAAATCTACCATCCATTTAATCAATAAATCCAgctatcctttcttttttattcagggATTCCTTCCAGAATATCTCCTTCATTATAATATATCTATCCCAGTAGTGTCACTGGCTGGATAAAACTGATGGCAACGACTCCCCCAATATGTAAACTCTCTGTAATCCTCCAGACCATGGGAACACTGCGTTCTGGTTCACAAAATGTCCTGACAATCTCAAGGTGGATGCTGTAGAGCACacaatagaattttaaatttttccacaACTTTCTCCAAAAGGAAGAATACTATAAGAGACCTAACATAATAACTCTATTAAACATTCCCATAAGTAGAAGGCAAGGCAGCAAAGTAACCATATATTACTGTGGTTCAAAAGAACCCCAAACT encodes:
- the KCNJ6 gene encoding G protein-activated inward rectifier potassium channel 2, encoding MAKLTESMTNVLEGDSMDQDVESPVAIHQPKLPKQARDDLPRHISRDRTKRKIQRYVRKDGKCNVHHGNVRETYRYLTDIFTTLVDLKWRFNLLIFVMVYTVTWLFFGMIWWLIAYIRGDMDHIEDPSWTPCVTNLNGFVSAFLFSIETETTIGYGYRVITDKCPEGIILLLIQSVLGSIVNAFMVGCMFVKISQPKKRAETLVFSTHAVISMRDGKLCLMFRVGDLRNSHIVEASIRAKLIKSKQTSEGEFIPLNQTDINVGYYTGDDRLFLVSPLIISHEINQQSPFWEISKAQLPKEELEIVVILEGMVEATGMTCQARSSYITSEILWGYRFTPVLTLEDGFYEVDYNSFHETYETSTPSLSAKELAELASRAELPLSWSVSSKLNQHAELETEEEEKSPEEQTERNGDVANLENESKV